One Tachypleus tridentatus isolate NWPU-2018 chromosome 3, ASM421037v1, whole genome shotgun sequence DNA window includes the following coding sequences:
- the LOC143247707 gene encoding uncharacterized protein LOC143247707, giving the protein MEKPINASREDLLGSAEMEDLEKIKTTNAAPSNDYGSTSNVPPNYESPQKNKPPIYKHVIYEMRKLKENSSGKVDFVRQFFNMIFSSIIWTIFLLFTLGVPLSMIIIGTKYINDCPLEAHIPVMLIVSGSLLVISNLMIVLDRLKRISDPVKPTGVTVIGSVTTLLNFLAFGWFIAGCVWVFGSNKPSSDPKEKSAFCHPILYNFAFWLLNVGFMCMGGIIILGIIGLCCNLLL; this is encoded by the exons ATGGAAAAACCTATAAACGCAAGCAGAGAGGATCTCCTTGGCTCTGCTGAAATGG AAGATCTcgaaaagataaaaacaactaatGCCGCGCCATCTAACGACTACGGCAGCACATCTAATGTCCCACCAAATTACGAGTCTCCCCAAAAAA ACAAACCACCGATCTACAAACACGTGATCTATGAAATGCGGAAACTAAAGGAAAATTCTTCAGGAAAGGTGGACTTCGTGAGGcagtttttcaatatgattttcaGTTCCA TTATTTGgacgatatttttactttttactctTGGAGTTCCACTTTCCATGATCATTATCG GAACTAAATATATAAACGACTGTCCCCTTGAGGCACACATTCCCGTCATGCTTATCGTTAGTGGATCCCTATTGGTGATAAGCAATCTGATGATTGTTCTGGACAGATTAAAACGAATTAGCGATCCAGTTAAGCCAACAGGGGTCACTGTCATTGGGAGTGTTACAACTTTGCTGAACTTCTTGGCATTCGGATGGTTTATTGCAG GATGCGTCTGGGTGTTTGGGAGTAATAAACCTTCTTCAGATCCAAAAGAAAAAAGTGCCTTCTGCCATCCGATCCTTTACAATTTTGCCTTCTGGTTGTTGAATGTGGGGTTTATGTGTATGGGAGGTATCATAATTCTGGGCATTATAGGGCTGTGTTGCAACCTCCTGTTATAG